A region from the Canis lupus familiaris isolate Mischka breed German Shepherd chromosome 3, alternate assembly UU_Cfam_GSD_1.0, whole genome shotgun sequence genome encodes:
- the SRP19 gene encoding signal recognition particle 19 kDa protein: MACAAARSPAEQDRFICIYPAYLNNKKTIAEGRRIPISKAVENPTATEIQDVCSAVGLNVFLEKNKMYSREWNRDVQYRGRVRVQLKQEDGSLCLVQFPSRKSVMLYAAEMIPKLKTRTQKTGGGDQSLQQGEGSKKGKGKKKK; this comes from the exons ATGGCGTGCGCCGCCGCGCGGTCCCCGGCCGAGCAGGACAG GTTCATCTGCATCTACCCCGCGTACCTGAACAACAAGAAGACCATCGCCGAGGGCCGGCGCATCCCCATCAGCAAG GCTGTTGAAAATCCTACAGCTACTGAGATTCAAGATGTGTGCTCAGCAGTTGGACTTAATGTATTCCTTGAG aaaaataaaatgtactctaGAGAGTGGAATCGTGATGTTCAGTACAGGGGCAGAGTCCGGGTCCAACTCAAGCAGGAAGACGGCAGCCTCTGTCTCGTACAGTTCCCATCAC GTAAGTCAGTAATGTTGTATGCAGCAGAAATGATACCTAAACTAAAAACAAGGACACAAAAAACAGGAGGTGGGGACCAAAGTCTTCAGCAAGGAGAgggaagtaaaaaaggaaaaggaaagaagaagaagtga